In Prunus dulcis chromosome 1, ALMONDv2, whole genome shotgun sequence, the following are encoded in one genomic region:
- the LOC117616032 gene encoding pentatricopeptide repeat-containing protein At1g60770 — MALQQFGRTKSVTKRSTKYVEQALYLRLFKDGGSDVSVRQQLNEVLKSRKRVYKWEVGDTLKKLRERKLYYPALKLSEVMDRRGMNKTVSDQAIHLDLIAKTRDIPAAENYFIDLPETAKTHHSYGALLNCYCKELMTEKAEALMEKMKALNLSLTSMPYNSLMTLYSKTGHPEKIPAIIQEMKAGSVMLDSCSYNVWMRALAAVNDISGVERVIDEMKRDGRVSSDWTTYSNLASIYVEAGMFEKAEKTLNELEKKNARRDLLAYQFLITLYGKTGNLREVYRVWRSLRLAFPKTANISYLNMIQVLVNLNDLPGAEKCFREWESRCSTYDIRVANVLIGAYAKEGMLEKAKELKEQARRRGAKPNAKTWEIFLDYYLETGEYQLAVDCVANATSIGRGDGGKWSPSRKIVKTLMEHFEQEKDVDGAEGFLEILKKSVDSLGVEVFESLIRTYAAAGRTTPSMRARLKMEKLEVGEASKKLLEAVCVE; from the exons ATGGCGCTGCAACAGTTTGGGCGCACTAAGAGCGTGACGAAGCGGTCGACTAAGTATGTGGAGCAAGCTCTGTACTTGAGGCTGTTCAAGGATGGTGGCTCCGATGTGAGCGTTCGTCAGCAGCTCAACGAAGTCCTCAAGAGTCGCAAGCGAGTTTACAAATGGGAGGTCGGCGACACCCTCAAGAAGCTTCGCGAACGCAAGCTCTACTACCCCGCTCTCAAG CTCTCGGAGGTTATGGATAGAAGAGGAATGAACAAGACAGTCAGTGATCAGGCAATACATCTTGATCTTATAGCTAAAACCCGAGATATTCCTGCTGCAgaaaattatttcattgatCTTCCTGAAACAGCAAAGACCCACCACTCATATGGTGCCCTGCTCAATTGTTACTGTAAGGAATTGATGACTGAAAAAGCCGAAGCACTCATGGAAAAGATGAAGGCACTTAACCTTTCTTTAACCTCCATGCCTTATAACAGCCTTATGACCCTTTACTCAAAAACTGGGCATCCAGAAAAGATCCCAGCCATCATTCAAGAAATGAAGGCTGGCAGTGTCATGCTCGATTCCTGTTCTTACAATGTCTGGATGCGTGCTCTTGCTGCTGTCAATGATATTTCTGGGGTTGAAAGGGTTATTGATGAGATGAAGAGGGATGGTCGAGTTTCCAGTGATTGGACCACGTATAGCAACTTAGCTTCGATTTATGTTGAGGCTGGCATGTTTGAGAAGGCAGAAAAGACACTTAAtgaattggagaaaaaaaatgcacGCCGAGATCTTTTGGCTTACCAATTCCTTATTACATTGTACGGTAAAACGGGGAATCTGCGTGAAGTTTATCGGGTATGGCGTTCCTTGAGGCTGGCTTTCCCTAAAACTGCAAATATAAGTTATCTGAATATGATCCAGGTTTTGGTTAACTTGAATGATCTACCAGGTGCAGAGAAATGTTTCAGGGAATGGGAATCGCGGTGCTCAACCTATGATATTCGAGTAGCAAATGTTTTGATTGGAGCTTATGCTAAAGAGGGTATGCTGGAGAAGGCTAAGGAGCTCAAGGAACAGGCCCGTAGGAGAGGCGCCAAGCCTAATGCAAAAACTTGGGAGATCTTTCTGGATTATTATTTGGAGACCGGAGAATATCAGTTGGCTGTTGATTGTGTTGCCAATGCGACATCCATTGGTAGAGGGGATGGTGGGAAGTGGAGTCCATCACGTAAGATTGTCAAAaccttgatggagcattttgAGCAAGAGAAGGATGTTGATGGGGCAGAAGGTTTCCTGGAGATTTTGAAGAAGTCTGTAGATTCCCTAGGGGTTGAGGTGTTTGAGTCATTGATTAGAACTTATGCTGCTGCTGGAAGAACAACCCCTTCAATGCGCGCTCGgttgaaaatggagaaattgGAGGTGGGCGAAGCCAGTAAAAAGTTGCTTGAGGCCGTATGTGTGGAATGA